The following nucleotide sequence is from Caldibacillus debilis DSM 16016.
CATTGAAAAGAACCCCCCTTTTTCCGCTCTATGCGGATTTTGGGGCGAAGACGATCGATTTCGGGGGATGGGAATTGCCGGTTCAGTTTTCCGGGATCATGAAGGAACACGAGGCCGTCCGCAACCGGGCCGGCTTGTTTGATGTTTCCCATATGGGGGAGATTCTGGTCAGCGGGGAAGACGCCTATCCCTTTTTGCAAAGGATGCTGACCAATGATTTGAGCAGATTGAAGATCGGAAAAGCCCAATATACCCTGATGGCGAATGAGCGGGGAGGGACGGTGGACGATCTCCTCGTCTACCGGCTCGGGGAGCGGGAATTTCTCCTCGTCGTCAACGCGGCGAATACGGAAAAGGATGAGCGGTGGCTGACCGAACACAAGACGGGGGACGTCGCCATCGAAAACCTTTCTTCCCGATATGCCCAGTTGGCTTTGCAAGGCCCCCTTGCGGAAAAGGTTTTGCAAAAGCTGGCGGAGGACGATTTGTCCGCCCTGCCCTTTTTCGGATTCCGAAAGGACGTGTCCATAGGCGGCGTGATGGCCCTCGTATCGCGGACCGGTTACACGGGGGAGGATGGTTTTGAAATTTATTTGCCGCCGGATGAGGCCCCGAACCTTTGGCGGATGATCTTGGAAGCCGGAGCGGAGGAAGGGGTCGTCCCATGCGGGCTCGGAGCGAGGGATACCTTGCGCTTCGAGGCCTGCCTTCCCTTGTACGGCCAGGAGCTGTCGGAGACCATCTCGCCCTTGGAGGCCGGCCTCGCTTTTGCCGTGAAGGTCAACAAGGCGGAAGACTTCATCGGGAAGGCCGCGCTGGCCAAGGAACTCGAAGAGGGGCCGAAAAGAAAAATCGCAGGCATCGAAATGCTGGATAAAGGGGTGCCCCGCCATGGCTACCGGGTCTTGAAAGACGGAAGGGAAATCGGCCATATCACCACCGGCACCCATTCACCCACGCTGAAAAAAAACATCGGACTGGCCCTCATCGAACGGGATGCGGCCGTCCCGGGCACGGAGCTGGAGGTGGAGATCCGCGGCAAATGCTTGCGCGCCCGGACCGTTTCCACCCCCTTTTACAGAAGAAACCGGCAAGGATAACGAAGCGAACGGAGGGATAAGAAATGGGATTCCGTTATCTGCCCATGACCGATGAGGATCGGAAAGAAATGCTCGAGGAAATCGGGGTATCCTCGGTGGATGAATTATTTGCCGACATTCCCGAGAAGGTCCGGCTCAAGAGAAAACTGAACCTGAAACCGGCGAAATCGGAACATGAACTGGTGAAGGAGCTCACCCGCCTCGCCGGGCGAAATCAGGATTTGCTTTCCAACGTCAGCTTTTTAGGCGCCGGGGTCTATGAACATTACATCCCTTCCATCGTCGACCACGTCATTTCCCGGTCGGAATTTTACACGGCATACACCCCCTACCAGCCGGAAATTTCCCAGGGGGAGCTGCAGGCGATTTTTGAATTTCAAACGATGATCTGCGAACTGACGGGGATGGACGTGGCCAATTCCTCCATGTATGACGGAGGGACGGCCCTGGCGGAAGCGGCCCTTTTAAGCGCCGGCCATACGAAAAGGAAAAAAATTCTCGTATCCGAAGCGGTCCATCCCCAGTACCGGGATGTGCTCCGGACCTACTGCAAAGGACAGCGGATCGAGTTCGTGGAAATCGCCGCGGAAAACGGGACGACCGACATCGAAAGCTTGAAGGCGGCCGCCGATGAGACAGTGGCCGCGGTGATCGTCCAATATCCGAACTTTTTCGGGCGGATCGAGGAATTGAAGGCCATCGAACCGGTCGCCCACGGGGTTGGCGCGCTCTTCGTCGTTTCCGCCAATC
It contains:
- the gcvT gene encoding glycine cleavage system aminomethyltransferase GcvT; the protein is MSALKRTPLFPLYADFGAKTIDFGGWELPVQFSGIMKEHEAVRNRAGLFDVSHMGEILVSGEDAYPFLQRMLTNDLSRLKIGKAQYTLMANERGGTVDDLLVYRLGEREFLLVVNAANTEKDERWLTEHKTGDVAIENLSSRYAQLALQGPLAEKVLQKLAEDDLSALPFFGFRKDVSIGGVMALVSRTGYTGEDGFEIYLPPDEAPNLWRMILEAGAEEGVVPCGLGARDTLRFEACLPLYGQELSETISPLEAGLAFAVKVNKAEDFIGKAALAKELEEGPKRKIAGIEMLDKGVPRHGYRVLKDGREIGHITTGTHSPTLKKNIGLALIERDAAVPGTELEVEIRGKCLRARTVSTPFYRRNRQG
- the gcvPA gene encoding aminomethyl-transferring glycine dehydrogenase subunit GcvPA — protein: MGFRYLPMTDEDRKEMLEEIGVSSVDELFADIPEKVRLKRKLNLKPAKSEHELVKELTRLAGRNQDLLSNVSFLGAGVYEHYIPSIVDHVISRSEFYTAYTPYQPEISQGELQAIFEFQTMICELTGMDVANSSMYDGGTALAEAALLSAGHTKRKKILVSEAVHPQYRDVLRTYCKGQRIEFVEIAAENGTTDIESLKAAADETVAAVIVQYPNFFGRIEELKAIEPVAHGVGALFVVSANPVALGILTPPGEFQADIVTGDAQPLGMPVSFGGPHCGFFAVRENLMRKIPGRLVGETTDEEGRRGFVLTLQAREQHIRREKATSNICSNQALNALAASVAMAALGKKGIREMAAANIQKAGYCKKRLKEKGFEIAMDGPSFNEFVVKLNRPVREVQKALLQKGIIAGYDLGRDYPRLENHLLVCVTEIRTKDEIDRFVEEMRVCHG